A single genomic interval of Lathyrus oleraceus cultivar Zhongwan6 chromosome 7, CAAS_Psat_ZW6_1.0, whole genome shotgun sequence harbors:
- the LOC127104846 gene encoding furostanol glycoside 26-O-beta-glucosidase-like has translation MQKIYIMSSLRISKIVLAILSFVWISNISTHAQVLFPLMKTSEFRQSLSSQIGEWATNNTYDSILKFINSPRFPSRGSFPNGFLFGAGSSALQIEGAQHEGGRGLGVYLDVDKFSKKIEHYKRYKEDVQLLKKLGVNSYRMSISWNRIMPNGTFEGGINQEGINFYNNLINELLKNGIEPFVTIMHFDYPLALQQKLGGFLNHSIVTHFKDFSELLFKTYGDRVKHWTTINEGEVTAVFQYMHNIDNMSVEACPTKGRICTEAYIILHNFLIAHATSSNLYKTKFQAIQGGEIGIALSSGSYVPYSSNPEDVAAAKRLMDFYWGWVLEPIFHGDYPKIMRKLVGNRLPTFTEKDKKMLNGSTDFIGINYYASHFARHETNRTKVFGDNFDALAMSEVFNIEGKTLGYMDQYGLNFVYPEGLYDFLLYIKKNYQNPKIYITENGIASFKTPNPLKDEHRVAYIASHINATKAAIDAGVNVRGYFAWAAFDTFEFQAGYSRNWGLYHVDFNDSLKHIPTDAANWYSKYLTDEFNDLN, from the exons ATGCAGAAAATATACATTATGTCATCTTTGAGAATTTCTAAAATTGTTCTTGCAATCTTGTCGTTTGTTTGGATTTCCAACATTTCCACCCATGCACAAGTTCTATTTCCCTTGATGAAAACATCTGAGTTTCGTCAATCACTTTCTTCACAGATTGGAGAATGGGCTACAAATAATACATATGACTCTATATTAAAATTCATAAATTCACCAAGATTTCCGAGTCGAGGATCATTTCCAAATGGCTTTTTGTTTGGTGCTGGATCTTCTGCCCTTCAGATTGAAGGAGCGCAACATGAAGGAGGAAGAGGACTTG GTGTGTATTTAGATGTCGATAAGTTTTCCAAAAAGATTGAACATTATAAGCGCTATAAGGAGGATGTGCAACTTTTAAAGAAGCTCGGAGTAAACTCTTATAGAATGTCCATCTCTTGGAATAGAATAATGCCAAATGGAACCTTTGAAGGAGGTATAAATCAAGAAGGTATCAACTTCTACAACAATTTGATCAACGAGTTGCTAAAAAATGGTATTGAACCTTTTGTGACTATCATGCATTTTGACTATCCATTAGCTCTTCAACAAAAACTCGGTGGCTTCTTAAATCACTCCATTGTGACACATTTCAAGGATTTTAGTGAACTCTTATTCAAAACATATGGAGATCGGGTGAAACATTGGACTACAATCAATGAAGGAGAGGTCACAGCTGTATTTCAATACATGCACAATATTGATAATATGTCTGTTGAGGCATGCCCAACTAAAGGTAGAATATGTACAGAAGCATACATTATACTTCATAATTTCCTCATTGCCCATGCTACATCATCAAATTTATACAAAACAAAATTTCAAGCAATACAAGGGGGAGAAATTGGAATTGCCCTTTCATCAGGAAGTTATGTTCCCTACAGCTCTAATCCGGAGGATGTGGCTGCTGCTAAAAGACTAATGGATTTCTATTGGGGATGGGTTTTAGAGCCAATTTTCCATGGAGATTATCCAAAAATAATGAGAAAGCTAGTGGGGAACAGGCTACCCACATTTACAGAAAAGGATAAAAAAATGTTAAATGGAAGCACAGACTTTATCGGGATCAATTATTATGCTTCTCATTTTGCTAGACATGAAACAAATAGAACCAAAGTTTTTGGTGATAATTTTGATGCCTTAGCCATGTCAGAAGTTTTTAACATCGAAGGAAAAACTCTTGGTTACATGGATCAATACGGTTTAAACTTTGTCTACCCTGAAGGATTATATGACTTCTTACTTTATATTAAGAAAAATTACCAAAATCCAAAAATCTACATAACGGAAAATGGCATTGCTTCTTTCAAAACCCCAAATCCATTGAAGGACGAACATCGAGTTGCTTACATTGCTTCACATATTAACGCAACCAAAGCAGCCATAGATGCTGGTGTAAACGTTCGTGGTTACTTTGCCTGGGCAGCTTTTGATACATTTGAATTTCAAGCAGGCTATTCTAGAAATTGGGGGCTTTATCATGTCGATTTTAATGATAGTCTCAAGCATATACCAACTGACGCAGCAAATTGGTATAGCAAGTATTTGACAGATGAATTTAATGATCTAAACTAA
- the LOC127104847 gene encoding furostanol glycoside 26-O-beta-glucosidase-like, which yields MQKIYIMSSLRISKIVLAILSFVWISNISTHAQVLFPLMKTSEFRQSLSSQIGEWATNNTYDSILKFINSPRFPSRGSFPNGFLFGAGSSALQIEGAQHEGGRGLGVYLDVDKFSKKIEHYKRYKEDVQLLKKLGVNSYRMSISWNRIMPNGTFEGGINQEGINFYNNLINELLKNGIEPFVTIMHFDYPLALQQKLDGFLNHSIVTHFKDFSELLFKTYGDRVKHWTTINEGEVTAVFQYMHNIDNMSVEACPTKGRICTEAYIILHNFLIAHATSSNLYKTKFQAIQGGEIGIALSSGSYVPYSSNPEDVAAAKRLMDFYWGWVLEPIFHGDYPKIMRKLVGNRLPTFTEKDKKMLNGSTDFIGINYYASHFARHETNRTKVFGDNFDALAMSEVFNIEGKTLGYMDQYGLNFVYPEGLYDFLLYIKKNYQNPKIYITENGIASFKTPNPLKDEHRVAYIASHINATKAAIDAGVNVRVYFAWAAFDTFEFQAGYSRNWGLYHVDFNDSLKRIPTDAANWYSKYLTDEFNDLN from the exons ATGCAGAAAATATACATTATGTCATCTTTGAGAATTTCTAAAATTGTTCTTGCAATCTTGTCGTTTGTTTGGATTTCCAACATTTCCACCCATGCACAAGTTCTATTTCCCTTGATGAAAACATCTGAGTTTCGTCAATCACTTTCTTCACAGATTGGAGAATGGGCTACAAATAATACATATGACTCTATATTAAAATTCATAAATTCACCAAGATTTCCGAGTCGAGGATCATTTCCAAATGGCTTTTTGTTTGGTGCTGGATCTTCTGCCCTTCAAATTGAAGGAGCGCAACATGAAGGAGGAAGAGGACTTG GTGTGTATTTAGATGTCGATAAGTTTTCCAAAAAGATTGAACATTATAAGCGCTATAAGGAGGATGTGCAACTTTTAAAGAAGCTCGGAGTAAACTCTTATAGAATGTCCATCTCTTGGAATAGAATAATGCCAAATGGAACCTTTGAAGGAGGTATAAATCAAGAAGGTATCAACTTCTACAACAATTTGATCAACGAGTTGCTAAAAAATGGTATTGAACCTTTTGTGACTATCATGCATTTTGACTATCCATTAGCTCTTCAACAAAAACTCGATGGCTTCTTAAATCACTCCATTGTGACACATTTCAAGGATTTTAGTGAACTCTTATTCAAAACATATGGAGATCGGGTGAAACATTGGACTACAATCAATGAAGGAGAGGTCACAGCTGTATTTCAATACATGCACAATATTGATAATATGTCTGTTGAGGCATGCCCAACTAAAGGTAGAATATGTACAGAAGCATACATTATACTTCATAATTTCCTCATTGCCCATGCTACATCATCAAATTTATACAAAACAAAATTTCAAGCAATACAAGGGGGAGAAATTGGAATTGCCCTTTCATCAGGAAGTTATGTTCCCTACAGCTCTAATCCGGAGGATGTGGCTGCTGCTAAAAGACTAATGGATTTCTATTGGGGATGGGTTTTAGAGCCAATTTTCCATGGAGATTATCCAAAAATAATGAGAAAGCTAGTGGGGAACAGGCTACCCACATTTACAGAAAAGGATAAAAAAATGTTAAATGGAAGCACAGACTTTATCGGGATCAATTATTATGCTTCTCATTTTGCTAGACATGAAACAAATAGAACCAAAGTTTTTGGTGATAATTTTGATGCCTTAGCCATGTCAGAAGTTTTTAACATCGAAGGAAAAACTCTTGGTTACATGGATCAATACGGTTTAAACTTTGTCTACCCTGAAGGATTATATGACTTCTTACTTTATATTAAGAAAAATTACCAAAATCCAAAAATCTACATAACGGAAAATGGCATTGCTTCTTTCAAAACCCCAAATCCATTGAAGGACGAACATCGAGTTGCTTACATTGCTTCACATATTAACGCAACCAAAGCAGCCATAGATGCTGGTGTAAACGTTCGTG tgtaCTTTGCCTGGGCAGCTTTTGATACATTTGAATTTCAAGCAGGCTATTCTAGAAATTGGGGGCTTTATCATGTCGATTTTAATGATAGTCTCAAGCGTATACCAACTGACGCAGCAAATTGGTATAGCAAGTATTTGACAGATGAATTTAATGATCTAAACTAA